The Methanobrevibacter sp. nucleotide sequence TGTGGATTATCAAATATCATAAGTCTATCCATGGATATGCAATCATGAAGGAATTAGACAGGTTCTTTGAAAATCTGATTGATGAAGGGGTTATAAAAAAATCAAATCCCAGTAAGATATATCCTATTTTAGCACAGATGGAAGATTACGGATTGATCAGTTCTAGATTAAAGCCCCATAAAGATAAGGAAATAAAATTTTATCATATTACGGAAAAAGGAGAATTTTTCCTGAAGTACATTTTTGACAGATTCATTCTTCATGAAAAAAATGACCAATGGAAACTGATTTATGAGGATTTGTCCAATGATTATTCGCAATAGAAAGAATTTTTAATTATCATTCCCTAATTTTAAACAATGAACGTTAATGCTGATGAAAAAATATTTACAAAATCATTCTTTCTTGTTTTTATATCTCTGTTATGCACAGCCTTGGTGATGTATGTATTGATGTCGACTGTTACGGAATATGCGACATCAATGGGCTCATCAGCTACTGTTGCAGGTCTTGTATCTGGAATATATATTTTTGGCGGACTTTGCTCTAGAATCTATTCTGGCAATGCCCTTGAGCGAATCGGATGGAAGAAAACAGCATTAATATTTATGAGCATTCATTTTTTGTCCTGTCTTTTGTATTTCATTGTTCTTGATGTTAATGTTCTTCTGATTGTCAGATTCATTCATGGTATAGGATTTGGAGCATCAGCTAATGCAATAGTTACAATTGCTTCAGATGTCCTTCCAAAAAATCGTTTT carries:
- a CDS encoding PadR family transcriptional regulator yields the protein MVTKQNNYAEFVKDNKILKSAVNGLYRFLVMWIIKYHKSIHGYAIMKELDRFFENLIDEGVIKKSNPSKIYPILAQMEDYGLISSRLKPHKDKEIKFYHITEKGEFFLKYIFDRFILHEKNDQWKLIYEDLSNDYSQ